One window from the genome of Ciconia boyciana chromosome 8, ASM3463844v1, whole genome shotgun sequence encodes:
- the SENP8 gene encoding sentrin-specific protease 8: MDPVVLSYMDSLLRQSDVALLDPPNWLNDHIIGFAFEYFTNHQFQEFSDQVCFISPEVTQFIKCALSQEEIAIFLQPLDLLHKKLVFLPINDNSNQVAGGTHWSLLVYFRDKKCFTHYDSHSKCNSVHAKQVAGKLEAFLGKRGGKATFVEEKAPAQQNSYDCGMYVICNAEALCQGYFRDRPEPLLQLLTPSYITQKRSEWKALVTKLAQK; this comes from the coding sequence ATGGACCCTGTTGTTCTCAGTTACATGGACAGTTTGCTGAGGCAGTCGGACGTTGCCTTGCTAGACCCTCCAAACTGGCTTAATGATCACATCATCGGGTTTGCCTTCGAGTACTTCACCAACCACCAGTTCCAAGAATTTAGCGATCAGGTTTGTTTTATCAGCCCCGAAGTGACTCAGTTCATTAAATGTGCCCTTAGTCAGGAAGAAATAGCCATATTCCTTCAACCGCTGGACCTTCTCCACAAGAAGCTGGTGTTCTTGCCTATCAATGACAACTCCAACCAGGTTGCTGGGGGCACCCACTGGAGCTTACTGGTTTATTTCAGGGACAAAAAGTGCTTCACCCATTACGATTCCCACAGTAAATGCAACTCTGTCCACGCCAAGCAAGTGGCGGGGAAGCTGGAGGCCTTCTTGGGCAAAAGAGGGGGCAAAGCAACCTTTGTGGAGGAGAAGGCGCCTGCCCAGCAGAACAGCTATGACTGTGGGATGTACGTCATCTGCAACGCGGAGGCTCTGTGTCAGGGATACTTCAGGGACCGACCAGAGCCTTTGCTGCAGCTCCTCACTCCCTCCTACATCACGCAGAAGAGATCGGAGTGGAAAGCTCTCGTCACAAAACTCGCGCAGAAGTGA